The genomic interval CGGACCGGGGACCATCATAAAATCTTCTCACAAGGACTATTCGTGGCGGGAGATGGTGAGGTCCCCCCAATTCTATCTGCTCTACATTCAGTATGCCTGCGCGGCTACCGCCGGGCTCATGATCATCGGGCATCTTGCAAAGATTGTCGCCCTCCAGTCGGGAAATACCATTAAGATCGGCTTTCTCTTTGTCGCGCTTCTCGCGGTCTTTAACGCCTGCGGGCGGGTTGTTGCCGGTATCGTGTCCGATTATATCGGAAGGATTGTCACCTTGGCCTTTGTCTGCATCCTGCAGGCCCTTATTATGTTCTTCTTTCCCCAGTTCGGTACTATTACCGCCTTCATTCTCGGATCGGCAATGGTCGGTTTTAATTACGGTGCCTGTCTTTCGCTTTTTCCTGCCTCGACAGCAGACTATTGGGGCATGAAGAATCTCGGGTTGAATTACGGGATTCTCTTTACGGCATGGGGTCTGGGAGGAGTCTTCGGCCCTCTCCTAGCCGGGAAGATCGCCGATGCGACCGGCTCTTACACGACGGCATACTATATCGCGGCTACGTTTTTGCTACTCGCTGCCTTTCTCGCGATGTTCAGCTACATCGGCATTTCCGTGAATGTTCCCGAAAAGGAGATCACGATTAGAATCGGAAAGAAAAGGGCGACTGAGACCGTTTAGCGGTCAACCCGATGTTCACTCACAGGCGAAAAAGGTGACGTAAGCCCCCACCTTTGAAACGCCTGCGACTCGTATCTTTTTGTCCAACATGTTCTCGTTGTGCCCCTTTGACTCTTTCCATCCTTCGAATTGGGCCGCAGCCGTCGAATAATTCCATCCGACATTTTCGACACAGCACATGCGACCCGAGCGACGAAACCTCTCGCCAAAATTATCGTGAGTCAGTCTTTCAGTCTCGCACATGTACTGACTATGGCTTTTTGCCAGCGTACGGGAAGCTGCATGAAGCGATAGAGGCTTCAGACCGTTCTTCTGGCGATACCGGTTGATTTGATTCAAGAGCTCCTCTTCAAAGGCTGGAGGAGGCTCCCCGCAGATCTCATGATGCGCTGCGAACAGAGGATGGAGTAACGGGAAAAGGACGACAAGGAACGTCAGGACAGCGATGAAGGACCGCAACGTTGTTTCTTTCTCCGTTTCACCGGTCATCTGGTATCAATAGTAACGAAAAGATTGCGGAAGAGCAATAAAAAAAGAACGGATGTTTCGAGGGGCAAGGATTCTTTTTTTGAGCGGGTTTTAGCGAAGATTTAGCGTGAAATTTGAAAGGGGAAAATTCTGTCGAGTATCCTGAAGGCCTCCAGCAGTTCCCGATCAGTCAGGAAGTCTCGGGAACCGCTGGACATCTTCATGCGCTGCGCGATCCATCTGCCGCTATTTCTCTCCTTCCGCT from Thermodesulfovibrionales bacterium carries:
- a CDS encoding OFA family MFS transporter, producing MGKKGWVVVFGGMGLNLALGILYAWSIFGKQLTEAVDKGGFGWSKTEATIPYTVAIACFAAMMVPAGRLQDRFGPRIVATCGAILTGIGLIIASFGNPGTIVPALIGFGLFAGTGIGLGYASATPAAVKWFPPEKKGLVTGLVVAGFGLAPVYIAPLSKHLLTAYGISNSFRILGIAFVIATTIFAQFIKNPPAPIQPQRNAGPGTIIKSSHKDYSWREMVRSPQFYLLYIQYACAATAGLMIIGHLAKIVALQSGNTIKIGFLFVALLAVFNACGRVVAGIVSDYIGRIVTLAFVCILQALIMFFFPQFGTITAFILGSAMVGFNYGACLSLFPASTADYWGMKNLGLNYGILFTAWGLGGVFGPLLAGKIADATGSYTTAYYIAATFLLLAAFLAMFSYIGISVNVPEKEITIRIGKKRATETV
- a CDS encoding CAP domain-containing protein, which gives rise to MTGETEKETTLRSFIAVLTFLVVLFPLLHPLFAAHHEICGEPPPAFEEELLNQINRYRQKNGLKPLSLHAASRTLAKSHSQYMCETERLTHDNFGERFRRSGRMCCVENVGWNYSTAAAQFEGWKESKGHNENMLDKKIRVAGVSKVGAYVTFFACE